GTTTCGTTTTGGCCGGCTGTGCCGGCAACCCTCCGTCGGAGCAGTACGCCGTGACTCAATCGGCCGTGAACAACGCCGTGAGCGCAGGCGGTACTGAATATGCGCCGGTGGAAATGAAGTCCGCTCAAGACAAGCTCAAGCAAGCCGAGATGGCCATGCATGACAAAAAATACGACGAAGCCCGTCGCCTGTCCGAACAGGCTGAGTGGGACGCTCGCGTAGCAGAACGCAAAGCCCAGGCCGCGAAAGCCGAGAGGAGCGTTCAGGATGCTCAAAAAGCCGTGCAGGAATTGCGTCAGGAAGGCATGCGCAGCACTCAGTAAACGCTGCCCCTTGTTGATGACACCGCATTGCCATTTGATAAAAAGGATTAACCATCATGCGTAATACAGTACTGATCCCTGCCCTGCTGGCCTTGAGCGTTGGTCTGGCGGCGTGCTCGTCCCAGCCAAACGTCAACCTGGAAAACGCCAAGACCAATTTCTCGGCCCTGCAGACCAACCCTGACGCCACCAAGGTGGCGGCCCTGGAAACCAAGGACGCCAGCGAATGGCTGGACAAGGCTGAGAAGGCTTACTTGAACAAGGAAGACGAGTCCAAGGTTGACCAGTTGGCCTACCTGACCAACCAGCGTGTTGAAGTGGCCAAGCAAACCATTGCGTTGCGCACGGCTGAAAACAATCTGAAAAACTCGGCATCGGCCCGCTCCCAGGCACTGCTTGAGGCGCGCGATGCGCAGATCAAGCAACTCAAGGGCATGAACGCCAAGCAGACTGAGCGCGGCACGCTGGTGACCTTCGGTGACGTGCTGTTCCAGTTCGGCAAGTCCGACCTGCAGCCAAACGGTATGCGCAACATCAACACCCTGGCTGAGTACCTGATGCAGAACCCGGACCGCAAGGTGATTGTCGAGGGTTACACCGACAGCGTCGGTTCAGCGGCTTTCAACCAGACCCTGTCTGAGCGTCGTGCCGAGTCGGTGCGCAACGCACTGGTGCGCAAAGGTGTAGACCCGACCCGCATCGTGGCTCAGGGCTATGGCAAGGAGTACCCGGTAGCGAGCAACGCGACCGATTCGGGCCGCGCCTCGAACCGTCGTGTTGAGGTGACTATCTCCAACGACAACCAGCCGGTCGCACCGCGTTCGTCGATGCAGTAACCGATTGAAAAAAGCCTCGCCTGAGTGATCAGGCGAGGCTTTTTTGCGCTTGCCCTCACCCTTTGGGCGAGGGTGAAGGTTGTTTTACTGCTCCAGCTTCGGTGTTTCCTGGCCCAGGCAACGCACGGCCTGTTTCTTGTTATTGACCAGTACCCCGGTCAGGCCTTTTTGCTCGGTGTCGAACAATACGATGATGCCGTCAATGCACTGCGCCACTTGGCTGGCTGGCGTGAGCGAGACTTTGTAGTCTTCGCCAGGAATGGTCTTGAGCATGGTGAAGTCGCTGAGCAGCAGCGCATCTTCAGGCTTGGCGAAGTGCAGGTAACCGTAGTACCACAGGGCGCCCACGGTGCCGAGGATGGTGCATATACCGGTAATGATCAGGGGGATGGCGTTACGTTCTTCACTCATTGTTGGCTCTCTGGTTCAGCATCTGTAGTCAAATCCGGTGAGGCGGGGTAATTGGGAATTTCGCCCAAGCGCCGCACGCCATTAAAGTGTTGCGGGTCATCCAGGTAGCGCAGCATGACCTGGCGCCAGGTCGGGTCGGCAAACGTCTGCACGTGGCCGCCACGTGTCAGTTGCAGCACCTTGGGCTGGGGCGCAGCTTGATACAGTCGCAGGCCATTGGAAAGCGGCACGACCGGGTCATCCAGGCTGTGGAAGATCAGCATCGGCACACCTCCCATTCCAGGCATCGCATACACGGCACTGTCGGCGTCGGGCACCAGCCACGACAACGGCACTTGCAACGGCCAGGTCAGCCAGGACGTGCTCAAGGCAAACTGCCCCACTTCTCGGTAACTGGCTGGCACGCCATCAAGCACCATGGCCTTAACCCGTGCCCGTTGCGCCGGATGCCCGCTCAGGTAATGAAGGCCCATCGCCCCGCCAAGGCTTTGCCCCAGCACAATCAGCGGCAGCCCCTTGGTTTGCGGCTCGTGCTGCAACCAGTCGAAAGCCGCGTCGATGTCCTGATACACCGCCGGCAAACCCGGCGAGCCTTGGGACAGGCCATAACCGCGATAGTCGAGCATCAGCACCTGATAGCCCTGCGCCGGCAGCCAGGCGGTTGCGCCCAGGTGATAGGCCAGGTTGCCGCCATTGCCGTGCAGGTGCAGCACCGTGCCCTTGAGCGGCACGCCTTTTTTGGCCGGTAGCCACCAACCACTCAGGCGCGTGCCGTCCGCGGCAGTCAACGTCACGTCGCGATACTCCAGGCCTGCTGCCGCCGGGGTGATCGGCAAGCCGGGCTCGGGATAGAACAGCAATGAACTGCATCCGCTGAGGGTCAACAGCAGGCAGAGTGCAGCCAGGGTTTTCATGGAATGAGTTACCTGATATCAGTTTTGTAGCCGCTGCCGCAGGCTGCGACAGGGCGCGCAGCGGCCTCGCTTTGAAGGTCCTGCTGACCTTATCGCAGCCTTCGGCAGCGGCTACAGGTTTTGTGTGGCTTACAAAATGTTGGAGTAATCCGCTTCGATACGATCAAGGCTCAAATGGTTGAGGAAGTTGGAGAAGCACATCCAGGCCGACAGCGCGTTCATGTCACGAAACTGGTCCGGCAGGTATTTGGGGGCAACCACCAATCCTTCATCCACCAACTGACGCAAGGTGCGCATGTCCTCCAGCGTGGTTTTGCCACAGAACAGCAGCGGCACTTGCTCCAGCTTGCCTTTGCGCACGGCCAGCTGAATGTAGTTGTAAACCATGATGAAGCCCTTGAGGTAGGACAAGTCTTTGGTGAATGGCAGGCCATTAGGCACAGATCCACGGAAAACCCGGCTCGCGTTGCCATAACTTTCTGGCATCTCGAACCCTTGCTCACGGAAGAACTGATACACCTGCATGAAGTCCGCGCCCTCCTCCACCATATGGATGGCGCGGGTACGGTTGGTCAGCTTGCGCAGGCGACTCGGGTAGGAGGCAAAGGTGATGATCTCCATCAAAATCGCCAGGCCTTCCTGAGTCACGGTGGACGAAGGCGGCCCCTTGGACAGAAAGGTACAGATCGGCTGGTTGAGACCATTAAGCGTGGTCCCTACGTGCACCAGCCCCTCGTGAACTTCCAGTGCCCGCACGTCACGTTCGTTGAACATCGCGTCGGTGCGGATCTTGATGTAGTCGGCGCCCGCGGCCGCGTCCGCGACGATGCCATCGGACTCAAATACCCGAATGGTTTCTTCGGCCTCGCCAAACACCTTGTTCAGGCGGGTTTGCAGCATGTGCACCGCGTCTTTGGCGGTCAGGGTCTTGGCTTCGTCCTTGAGCGCGCCGCGCCCGTCAATGTTGTCCAGGTAGTCGGACATCATCAGGCCCAGATCGGCCAGGGTCGGGTCACCGGCATGGAACGCGTCCGAGGCAGCGCCATAGAGTTCCTGGGAAATCAGTCCGAAGTCTTCAGTGCCGCGCGCTTCGAGCATGCGCACCACCATGCGGTACTCCTTGCACATGCGGCGCATGATCTGCCCCACCGGGTTGAACTGCCCCAGTTGGCGGGTGATATCGCGCTCGATGTTCTGGAACTCGGACTTCACCGCGCCCGAGTCAAAAGACAGCGGCCGCCCCAAGTAATAGTCGCGGTTGACCGCCGGCATTTCCTTGCCTTTGGCCTTTAAAAAGCCCTGTCGGATGCTGTCGTCCCACTTCACCGCATCCAGTACGCGGATCGGGGTTTGCGCCAGTACGATACGGTCTGACAACGTGCGAATCGTGCGCTGGTAATCGTCCACCCGGTGCTCCTTGGTTGGGCTTGAATGGGGGTGTTACTTGGCCACGCGCTGATAGCGGGCAGCTTCGACAAACACGTCAGAGTTGGCCGGATCGTCCAGGTAAGCAAAGACCTTGGCCGATGGGCTGTTGATCAGTGTTCCCGTGCCTTCGGCGGTGTCGACCGGCTCACCGCTCAATGCCGACTGACTGATCGCTTGCTGGATCTGCTCCAGATCAAGATCGTAGATCACCAGCTCCCCGCTGTCGGTCAATTCAAAACCGTTAAGCGTGTAGTTGCTGCCCGACCGGCCAGGCACTGCGGCCGAGGCGTACCAGCGGCTGCCATGGCGGGCCACGATGAACCGATAGCGTTCCCGGGCCTTGGGCTGCCCCTTGGGGAAAACCACTGCCTGATAGTGGGTTTTATCGATGGCGCTGATGTTCAGGTTGCGCGCCTGACCCCAGGCATCCTTGCTGGTCCACTGACCCAGCAATTGTGTCGGCGCCGCTTCAGGCACCAGCGGTGCCTGAGTAAAGGTCACGAGACAGCCATTCAACATTAAAAACGACACTGCCATAAGCATTACACGCCAAGCCTTCATGCCTGCATCCTTCTATAGAGCGACCAACACCAAGTGCATGTAGCGCGTGAGAATAACGAGCCTGTCATCGTCAGCCACTGGCTGCGTGCCATTGAGCAGGGCCTGATATTCCATCCGACCGATAATCGCCGTCAAGACTTTGGCATCCTGCTCCGGTTGTCTGGAGCCTAGCACTTCGAAGATATGACCGGCGCCCTGCAGGAAAATCTGCTGATGGGAACGCACCAGCAGCGCCAGCCTGGGGTTGATCAGTGCTGCCTGGTGAAAAGCCTGCTCGGCCATCAAGTGCTCGCGTCGGGTTTGTAGCTGGTGTTGCAGATAGTTGGCCGCCATCAGCGCGATTTCATCAGCCAGCACGGCACGCGCCTGCGGGCTGCCATCGCCTTTGGCCATCAACCCGCGCAGCGTGTCTTCGGTACCTTGCCAGAGCCTGGCCATATAGGCTGCACTGCGCTCAACGTACTGGGCGAAGGTATCGTTGATCAGGTCATCGATATCTTTGAAGTAGTAAGTCGTCGCAGAAAGTGGCACCCCCGCCTCGGCGGCCACTGCCCGATGACGAACACCGCGCACACCGTCGCGCACGACAATGCGCATGGCCGCATCGAGGATCAGCTGGCGACGCTGTTCGCTACCGTGACGGCTGACCTTGCGGCCCTGATACTCAACATTTTGCGCGAGCGCGACCGCGATATTTGCTGCGCCTTGAGGGGTCATGACAGATTCCTTCTGAATTGAGCGGCGTGACCGAAACTGCAGGAGCGAGCCTGCTCGCGAAGGTGGCTGACGATAGCGCGTGTTTACCGGTGATCGCGCAGCGCCTTAGTCTTTCGCGAGCAGGCTCGCGCCCACAAACTCTCCTGAATGTTCAACTGGCTGCGCGCCAGACAATAAAAAGCCGCCTTAACGGCGGCTTTTTATTCTGCATCGTTACGCTTGTGGGCGCATGTGCGGGAACAGGATCACGTCGCGAATCGACGGTGAGTTGGTCAACAACATCACCAGACGGTCGATACCGATACCTTCACCGGCAGTCGGCGGCATGCCGTATTCCAGAGCACGTACGAAGTCAGCGTCGTAATGCATGGCTTCGTCGTCGCCCGCGTCCTTGTCGGCCACTTGTGCCATGAAGCGCTCAGCCTGGTCTTCCGCGTCGTTCAACTCGGAATAGGCGTTGGCGATTTCACGGCCACCGATGAACAGCTCAAAACGGTCAGTGACGTTAGGGTTGTCGTCGTTACGACGGGCCAGCGGCGACACTTCAAACGGGTACTGAGTGATGAAGTGCGGCTGCTCCAGCTTGTGCTCGACCAGCTCTTCGAAAATCATCACTTGCAGCTTGCCCAGACCTTCGAAGCCCAGCACCTTGGCGCCGGCTTTCTTGGCGATGGCGCGAGCCTTGTCGATGTCGTTCAGGTCGTCAGCGGTCAGCTCAGGGTTGTACTTGAGGATCGAGTCGAACACCGACAGACGCACGAACGGTTCGCCGAAATGGAACACCTTGTCGCCGTAAGGCACGTCGGTGCTGCCCAGAACCAGCTGAGCCAGTTCACGGAACAGCTCTTCGGTCAGGTCCATGTTGTCTTCGTAGTCGGCGTAAGCCTGATAGAACTCCAACATGGTGAATTCAGGGTTGTGACGAGTCGAAACGCCTTCGTTACGGAAGTTGCGGTTGATCTCGAATACTTTTTCAAAGCCGCCCACTACCAGACGCTTCAGGAACAGCTCAGGCGCGATGCGCAGGAACATGTCCATGTCGAGGGCATTGTGATGCGTTTCAAACGGCTTGGCTGCCGCGCCGCCCGGGATGGTTTGCAGCATCGGCGTTTCGACTTCAAGGAAGTCGCGTGCCATCAGGAAGCTGCGGATGTGGGCGATCACTTGCGAACGCACACGGAACGTGTGACGCACGTCTTCGTTGACGATCAGGTCAACGTAACGCTGGCGATAACGCTGCTCGGTGTCGGTCAGACCGTGGTGCTTGTCCGGCAGCGGGCGCAGGGATTTGGTCAGCAGGCGCACGCTGGTCATTTCAACGTACAGGTCGCCTTTGCCGGAGCGGGCCAGGGTGCCTTCGGCGGCGATGATGTCGCCCAGGTCCCAGGTTTTAACGGCGGCCAGGGTTTCTTCCGGCAGGGTCTTGCGGTTGACGTAGACCTGGATGCGACCGGTCATGTCCTGGATCACCATGAACGAGCCACGGTTGAGCATGATGCGACCAGCAACCTTGACCGGGATGGCGGCTTCAGCCAGCTCTTCCTTGGTCGCTTGCGCGTACTGCTTCTGCAAGTCGGCGCAGTAGCTGTCACGACGGAAGTCATTCGGGAAGGCATTGCCCTTGGCGCGCTCGGCTGCAAGTTTTTCCTTGCGCAGGGCGATCAGGGCATTTTCTTCCTGTTGCAGGTCTTGCGGGTCGAGTTGTTGGTCGCTCATGTCTTTAAAAATTCCATCACAGGTTCGTTGCCCCCGCCTTGCGGCAGGGGGAAGCGGGCTTCAGCGCGCCTTTTGGGCATCGCACTGGCTTCGCACTTTACGGTTTGTTGCGCGACTTACAGCCCTTGTTTCAGGCTGGCTATCAGGTATTCGTCGATATCGCCGTCGAGTACCTTGTCGCAATCGCTGCGCTCGATATTGGTACGCAAATCCTTGATACGAGAAGCATCCAGAACGTACGAACGGATCTGATGACCCCAGCCGATGTCCGACTTGGTGTCTTCCAGTGCCTGGGAAGCGGCGTTGCGCTTCTGGACTTCCTGCTCGTAAAGACGCGCACGCAACATTTTCATCGCGGTGTCTTTGTTCGCATGCTGCGAACGTTCGTTCTGGCAGCTCACCACGGTGTTGCTCGGTACGTGAGTAATACGTACGGCAGAGTCGGTGGTGTTTACGTGTTGACCACCCGCACCGGAGGAACGATAGGTGTCGATCCGCAGGTCAGAGGGGTTGATGTCGATTTCGATGTTGTCGTCGATTTCCGGCGAAACGAATACGGCCGAGAACGAGGTATGACGACGGTTGCCCGAGTCGTACGGGCTTTTGCGAACCAGACGATGGACGCCAATCTCGGTACGCAACCAACCAAACGCGTATTCGCCCTTGATGTGTACGGTTGCGCCTTTGATCCCGGCAACTTCACCGGCAGACAGTTCCATGATGGTGGCATCGAAGCCGCGCTTGTCGGCCCAACGCAAATACATCCGCAACAGGATATTGGCCCAGTCCTGCGCTTCGGTGCC
This genomic stretch from Pseudomonas deceptionensis harbors:
- a CDS encoding TetR/AcrR family transcriptional regulator; this encodes MTPQGAANIAVALAQNVEYQGRKVSRHGSEQRRQLILDAAMRIVVRDGVRGVRHRAVAAEAGVPLSATTYYFKDIDDLINDTFAQYVERSAAYMARLWQGTEDTLRGLMAKGDGSPQARAVLADEIALMAANYLQHQLQTRREHLMAEQAFHQAALINPRLALLVRSHQQIFLQGAGHIFEVLGSRQPEQDAKVLTAIIGRMEYQALLNGTQPVADDDRLVILTRYMHLVLVAL
- a CDS encoding DUF4398 domain-containing protein, translating into MELKTMMTRTDKTTSPRLRGLKLAALALGTSFVLAGCAGNPPSEQYAVTQSAVNNAVSAGGTEYAPVEMKSAQDKLKQAEMAMHDKKYDEARRLSEQAEWDARVAERKAQAAKAERSVQDAQKAVQELRQEGMRSTQ
- the lysS gene encoding lysine--tRNA ligase, producing the protein MSDQQLDPQDLQQEENALIALRKEKLAAERAKGNAFPNDFRRDSYCADLQKQYAQATKEELAEAAIPVKVAGRIMLNRGSFMVIQDMTGRIQVYVNRKTLPEETLAAVKTWDLGDIIAAEGTLARSGKGDLYVEMTSVRLLTKSLRPLPDKHHGLTDTEQRYRQRYVDLIVNEDVRHTFRVRSQVIAHIRSFLMARDFLEVETPMLQTIPGGAAAKPFETHHNALDMDMFLRIAPELFLKRLVVGGFEKVFEINRNFRNEGVSTRHNPEFTMLEFYQAYADYEDNMDLTEELFRELAQLVLGSTDVPYGDKVFHFGEPFVRLSVFDSILKYNPELTADDLNDIDKARAIAKKAGAKVLGFEGLGKLQVMIFEELVEHKLEQPHFITQYPFEVSPLARRNDDNPNVTDRFELFIGGREIANAYSELNDAEDQAERFMAQVADKDAGDDEAMHYDADFVRALEYGMPPTAGEGIGIDRLVMLLTNSPSIRDVILFPHMRPQA
- a CDS encoding OmpA family protein, which codes for MRNTVLIPALLALSVGLAACSSQPNVNLENAKTNFSALQTNPDATKVAALETKDASEWLDKAEKAYLNKEDESKVDQLAYLTNQRVEVAKQTIALRTAENNLKNSASARSQALLEARDAQIKQLKGMNAKQTERGTLVTFGDVLFQFGKSDLQPNGMRNINTLAEYLMQNPDRKVIVEGYTDSVGSAAFNQTLSERRAESVRNALVRKGVDPTRIVAQGYGKEYPVASNATDSGRASNRRVEVTISNDNQPVAPRSSMQ
- a CDS encoding alpha/beta hydrolase, which codes for MKTLAALCLLLTLSGCSSLLFYPEPGLPITPAAAGLEYRDVTLTAADGTRLSGWWLPAKKGVPLKGTVLHLHGNGGNLAYHLGATAWLPAQGYQVLMLDYRGYGLSQGSPGLPAVYQDIDAAFDWLQHEPQTKGLPLIVLGQSLGGAMGLHYLSGHPAQRARVKAMVLDGVPASYREVGQFALSTSWLTWPLQVPLSWLVPDADSAVYAMPGMGGVPMLIFHSLDDPVVPLSNGLRLYQAAPQPKVLQLTRGGHVQTFADPTWRQVMLRYLDDPQHFNGVRRLGEIPNYPASPDLTTDAEPESQQ
- a CDS encoding flavohemoglobin expression-modulating QEGLA motif protein, whose product is MDDYQRTIRTLSDRIVLAQTPIRVLDAVKWDDSIRQGFLKAKGKEMPAVNRDYYLGRPLSFDSGAVKSEFQNIERDITRQLGQFNPVGQIMRRMCKEYRMVVRMLEARGTEDFGLISQELYGAASDAFHAGDPTLADLGLMMSDYLDNIDGRGALKDEAKTLTAKDAVHMLQTRLNKVFGEAEETIRVFESDGIVADAAAGADYIKIRTDAMFNERDVRALEVHEGLVHVGTTLNGLNQPICTFLSKGPPSSTVTQEGLAILMEIITFASYPSRLRKLTNRTRAIHMVEEGADFMQVYQFFREQGFEMPESYGNASRVFRGSVPNGLPFTKDLSYLKGFIMVYNYIQLAVRKGKLEQVPLLFCGKTTLEDMRTLRQLVDEGLVVAPKYLPDQFRDMNALSAWMCFSNFLNHLSLDRIEADYSNIL
- the prfB gene encoding peptide chain release factor 2 (programmed frameshift): MEINPILNSIKDLSERSETIRGYLDYDQKHERLTEVNRELEDPSVWNNPSYAQELGRERSLLAQIVETLDEMHTGLADAKDLLLMSAEEEDQAAVDDVAAEVERLREALEKLEFRRMFSGEMDANNAYLDIQAGSGGTEAQDWANILLRMYLRWADKRGFDATIMELSAGEVAGIKGATVHIKGEYAFGWLRTEIGVHRLVRKSPYDSGNRRHTSFSAVFVSPEIDDNIEIDINPSDLRIDTYRSSGAGGQHVNTTDSAVRITHVPSNTVVSCQNERSQHANKDTAMKMLRARLYEQEVQKRNAASQALEDTKSDIGWGHQIRSYVLDASRIKDLRTNIERSDCDKVLDGDIDEYLIASLKQGL